DNA from Thunnus maccoyii chromosome 5, fThuMac1.1, whole genome shotgun sequence:
TGGATAAGATCCATGATGTACTCAGATGCCTGTCCATGCAGGGCTCTACACGTAATGACAAGGACCTTGAAATGAATCCTAAAACAAATGGGAAGCCAATGCAAAGACCTTAAAATAGGAGTGATATGAGTCATCCTGCTGGACCTGGTTAACAgccttgcagcagcattttggaccattTGTAGCCAGTtcagagatgctttgctgagaCAAGTTGAGATGGAATTACAATAGTCCAGATGGGATGACATGAAAGCATGAATGATCATTTCGAATTTCCGGTTGTGATACGATGGACTTGAGTTTTGCGATATATTTGGTAAATGGAAGAAACATGTACGGGTCAGTGATTTAATATGCTGATCAAAATGCATAGCCTGGTCAAAtatgacaccaagatttcttaAGTTTGACCTGACAGCTGATGAAAGGGACCCAATACTCTTAGCTACCTGGGGAGCTATACTGTCAGAAGCAATGATGACAACCTCTGTCTTGTCAGTATTAAGTTGTAAGAAGTTGTTTGACATCCAGTCCTTAATAGCAGTCAGACAGTTGTGCAGCACAGACACTTTATCGGGGTTATCAGACTTAAAAGATACATAGAGCTGAATATTGTCACTGTAACAGTGATAGGAAACATCACTAAATTTGCTGATACCTGACCTAGGGGGAGTATATATAAAGCAAAGAGTATAGGACCCAAAACGGAACCTTGAGgcacaccacaggaaagagAAGCACTTTCGGACGTGTAAGGaccaagagacagaaaaactccTATCTGTGAGGTAGGAGGAGAACCGGTCCAGTTTAAAACATGACTGTAAATACAAACATCATATGtataaaaaacaagacacagaaCTGTCAGTGGTTCAGTCTAGAAATAGTGGTGTAGCCAATAGCTTATACTCTACTGATGAAACCAAGTGGAGTTGGGAGGCTTTGTTCTTCTACAGCAAATGTAGTTTCTGTAAGTCAATTCAAATTACAACAGTAGCTCACAGTGTTGATGGTCTGACTTTGAGTGTTGTATTAATACCATAAGCAAAACATACTTTTTGTATAATAAAATACACTACATTTCTCTACCtaataaaatgtagaaaatatgaTGGAAATGTCACAATTATAAAAATGGCATCTTAACAAcattgtgtgtatataaatacaACTTATCTCAGCAAATCTTATCAGAGCATGTTACAAGATATAAgaatattttgtatatattttgcACATAGATAGACAGAGAGCTGCTGTTTAGCTTATGATTATCCACCTGCAGATGTTACAGTGGGGATAGTAACATATTTGCATTTAACACCTCTTACTTGAAAAGTTATAGTTTGAAAAGCTGCAGTATTATTCCACATTAACCAGCCAGATTTTGTTCACCGGAGGCTCTGATAGTGGTGTTGCCACGGTTACAGGTTGGATGACTCCCCTGGGACAAGTTTGGCATTCAGGTGGCTGATGAGCTCCTTCACCCAAGGAGCTGATGGTCTGACACACAGCTGACGACCTGCCTCTGTCTTCAGCCtgaacatacaaataaacaagacaGTGGGTCAGGTTGAGTTCATTCTGGTGAAGATACAGTGATTGGCAATATATTTCTCTATGGTTGTGTACTTACAACACAGCAGGGTTGGAGCACTGCTTGCTGGTCCTGATGTAGCTGACCACTCGGCTTTTAGGCATGGGATTCTAATTGAAACGAAAGCAGCATTTCCTTGGACCAGAACCGCGCaaacctgcaaacacacagctgtgaatgaACAACTCAGCAACATACGACAAACACGCAGTCACATGCATCATCACAGTCACAGACGTCATCTGTTGGTCCCTTTTCATTTGTTCCCTTTTCCATTTCCTTTGGGCCTGCAGGAAGCTATATTGATGCTATTTTTTGATTGAAGAGATTGTGCTATTGTTCAGTTGTTCCACTGTGATACGGAAAAACTCTTGAtgtgtgttattgttatttAGATTGATAAAACACAGCTTCAGGTAATGTATTCACACTCTTTCagcagtgttttggtttttaacaACTCCATATCcactaaatgttccactatgttcattcttcaaaaagatattcgctcatttagtgttttgataatggtggtggagagcactgtctaacatgtcGGTCCAAAATCGACATGTTAGACAGTCGAcagtgactgtgaaggccatagcatatgattcacatcattttcatactcatcaaaccattcagtgacccctcgttCCCTGTGAAatggggcattgtcatcctggaagagaccactcccatcaggatagaaatgattcatcataggataaatGTGATCACtcaaaacaactttgtattgatttgcaatgacccttccctctaaggggacaagtggacccaaaccatgtcagcaaaatgccccccacagtataacagagccaccagatcccctcactgtaggggtcaagcattcagacctgtatcagtttttcagagcttttcattataaacattttataatatgATACAATTCCcagtctctctcacaaacactgaatgaacATGTTATTGTCGAGCTCTTACCTTCACTGAGAGTGACGGCTGCCagcatcaacacaaacacagacagagcgAGACGAGGAGCAGCCATCCTgaagtatgtgtgtttattaacTTTACAGCGTAGCAGTAAGTGACAGTCTCAGTTGAGCTGTATCAGCCTGTTCTATGCCGCACTAGAAGCGTTATGACACGTGTCAAACTGCCTTGACGCGCCTACTCCGAACTTGTTTCGATTTTTGGAGCGTCAAATGAGGACCCAGCgaccaaagctgttttctctgcagccgaaAAAGAGAGACATAGCGTAAGTCAGCTGAGCAAAGGCGAGAGAGACAGCGTCATAGCCAGAGCGAGGAGGCGGCCGCCTCGGGGCCCACGCTCAGGAGGGGCTCCGCTGGGGACGTAGAGCGCGACCCCGTGGATGCAGCAGGAAAAGGAGAACTTAACTCTCAGCTTCTTCTATTCatctctatggtagttcttatcacaaTGGGTGTAATCCCTCCtccaaccacaatgtgggttgcaatggcagagtggcgctgtccgtatttctgcTCATTGACTCTTCGGGAACTGAAGACTGCAGAAGCAGAGATTCGAAGTTTATGACTAACTTTGCTGAAAACttaatccaaaatatgagatatttgcATCTTTTCATGTTTATGGTGAATGAACAGAGCTGTCTGCATTACTGCATGTATGAGGCCAAACTATCcaacctcactttgctgtgtgttgagcgGGACATAAACACTAATGAGGACAAAGTGGTTGGCAGGTTTTCCaccatgaaggagaggaagatgaagttTTTAAAAGGGATCATGACATGTACAACGTTTGTTAAACTGTTCGGATTATGTTGTTCTATGGAGGATGGAGAAATACACAAATGGACTAACGttacactaaactacagcagTCTAAGCAGGGAAAACAACTGGTGAgtgaaacatccataattagtctttattaacttaaattttggttatgaagaaatcagtcagAATAATAGATTCATCTGTTTAACTCCATGCTTATCTCAGCATGTATTTGAATAGGCCTTGTAGTGTTGTAGACcgctgtgtctattttatgtttatgttattcccATGTAAGAAAGACTTGGTACTGAGACAGAGCACCTGGCTTGTCGCTGTCTATTGGCGGTGGTGCTGAACCATTCATCAATAATTGTACGTAGAACACCACATGCGGTcctcagtgctgaaacatttgaacgCGGCTggcaacctgttttcttttttgttcttcagaacaaGCATGTCTGAAAGTGGCTTCATGGCTCAATAACAATTTGTGATTATGGATAGGATATAGCCTATCAGCTATTTTACAgctgtgaattttaaaatattttagaagGGCCCTTAAGAATGCTCTGCCCCTGGCGGCAGTGGTCGAGTAAGGAGAGCGagcggtagtgagaacaaaacctctgaatgagagaaataaaacattatatacTGATTATTTCATGGCTGTCaggttttaaaacacaaataaataaccattaaacagtcaacagatgatttactgtggacacagacgctcctagtttcagtttcatttcctcctctgcatttctccttttcattcatttattacatccaactaatgcagcgATTAATACAAACAACAATCTGATGTCTGCAGTGCGCCATAAGAGCATCAATTGACGTCAGATGACGCGCGTTAATTATCACTTTTAATGCGTTTGGGCCTTTAAGCTGTAAGAAGTTGTTTGACATCCAGTCCTTAATAGCAGTCAGACAGTTGTGCAGCACAGACACTTTATCGGGGTTATCAGACTTAAAAGATACATAGAGCTGAATATTGTCAGTATAACAGTGATAGGAAACATCACTAAATTTGCTGATAACCTGACCTAGGGGGAGTATATATAAAGCAAAGAGTATAGGACGCAAAACGGAACCTTGAGgcacaccacaggaaagagAAGCACTTTCTGATGTGTAAGGaccaagagacagaaaaactccTATCTGTGAGGTAGGAGGAGAACCGGTCCAGGGCACTCCATGAGACACCCACACATGGCCTGAGAACATTGCCTCTCAGGCAGTTCTGCTTCCACACTCTAGTTTATGTAACATTAAAAAGGGAACCAACACCTAGattgttaaataaataacagctaTAATTAGAAACTAGACCTTTGGCAAGAAGAGAGAGAACCACACAGAACCAAACTCTGACATGTTGTCTTGCTTTAATTCAATGATTAGTAGCATAAGCATagagaaataaataactgtCAAATTGGTTACATATCCTTACAGGTAACTGAGTTTAAAACATGACTGTAAATACAAACATCATATGtataaaaaacaagacacagaaCTGTCAGTGGTTCAGTCTAGAAATAGTGGTGTAGCCAATAGCTTATACTCTACTGATGAAACCAAGTGGAGTTGGGAGGCTTTGTTCTTCTACAGCAAATGTAGTTTCTGTAAGTCAATTCAAATTACAACAGTAGCTCACAGTGTTGACGGTCTGACTTTGAGTGTTGTATTAATACcataagaaaaacatactttttgtATAATAAAATACACTACATTTCTCTACCtaataaaatgtagaaaatatgaTGGAAATGTCACAGTTATAAAAATGGCATCTTAACAACattgtatgtatataaatacaacTTATCTCAGCAAATCTTATCAGAGCATGTTACAAGATATAAgaatattttgtatatattttgcACATAGATAGACAGAGAGCTGCTGTTTAGCTTATGATTATCCACCTGCAGATGTTACAGTGGGGATAGTAACATATTTGCATTTAACACCTCTTACTTGAAAAGTTATAGTTTGAAAAGCTGCAGTATTATTCCACATTAACCTGCCAGATTTTGTTCACTGGAGGCTCTGATAGTGGTGTTGCCACGGTTACAGGTTGGATGTCTCCCCTGGGACAAGTTTGGCATCCAGGTGGCTGATGAGCTCCTTCACCCAAGGAGCTGATGGTCTGACACACAGCTGACGACCTGCCTCTGTCTTCAGCCTGAACATACAAATGAACAAGTGGGTCAGGTTGAGTTCATTCAGGTGCAGATACAGTGATTGGCAATATATTTCTCTATGGTTGTTTACTTACAACACAGCAGGGATGGAGCACTGCTGGCTGGTCCTGGTGTAGCTGACCACTCGGCCTTTAGGCACTGGTTTCTCATTGAAACGAAAGCAGCATTTCTTTGGACCAGAACCGCGCaaacctgcaaacacacagctgtgaatgaACAACTCAGCAACATACAACAAACACGCAATCATATGCATCATCACAGTCACAGACATCGTCACAGTCACAGACGTCATCTGTTGGTCCCTTTTCTCTTGTTCCCTTTTTCCATTTCCTTTGGGCCTGCAGGAAGCTAAATTTGATGCCATTTTTTGATCAAAGAGATTGTGCTATTGTTCAGTTGTTCCATTGTGATACAGAAAAACTCTTGATGTGTGTTACTGTTATTTAGATAAACACAGCTTCAGGTAATGTATTCACACTCTTTTagcagtgttttggtttttaacaACTCCATATCcactaaatgttccactatgttcattcttcaaaaagatattccctcatttagtgttttgacgatggtggtggagagcactgtctaacatgtcggtccaaaatctcccataagtgtttaactgggttgagatctgctgaatgtgaaggccatagcatatgattcacatcattttcatactcatcaaaccattcagtgacccctcgttCCCTGTGAATTGggacattgtcatcctggaagagaccactcccatcaggatagaaatgattcatcataggataaacGTGATCACTCAAAACAACTTTgcattgatttgcagtgacccttccctctaaggggacaagtggacccaaaccatgtcAGCAAAATGCCCTCCACAGCAtgacagagccaccagatcccctcactgtaggggtcaagcattcagacctgtaccagtttttcaGAGCTTTTGATTATAAACgttttaaaatatgatacaaTTCCCggtctctctcacaaacactgaatgaacATGTTATTGTCGAGCTCTTACCTTCACTGAGAGTGACGGCTGCCAGcatcagcacaaacacagacagagcgAGACGAGGAGCAGCCATCCTgaagtatgtgtgtttattcccTTTACAGCGTAGCAGTAAGTTATAGTCTCAGTTGAGCTGTATCAGCCTGttctctctgctgtgtggaCTTGTACTCCATCTACATCAACCTTATATACAGGAGCAGAGAAGCCAAGGGAAGACCCCTGGATCAGCCTTCGGAAATTTACTGACGTGTTGGTGCTTACCAGTGGAAGTTTCTCATGTGTGggtttttactgtgtgtgtgtccatcacTTCCTTAAACATCCACTGATAAACCGTGCGATTAATTTTAATAGAAAGTGGAAGtgatagttttttttgtgtgggcCTATTGCTAGTGTGATTGTGACTGAAACTAAATGTGTACATATTTTCAGTTGTCTCTCTCACTTCCTACAGTATGTCACAACTACTGGTGATTTTCTGACATCATGGACTTTTTACACTCTAGATGTTTGAAAGCAGCAGCATTATGGTTGACCATAAATTTCAGTTATGAACTGCATGAATAAACCTGCTAAACGGACAGAAAAGTTACGAAAACCACATATGCAAAGTTAAATGATGAGTAATTGCTTTACAGTCAGTATGCAATGATGTGTAACCACAGACAGATGAAATAGAGCAGGTATATGAATCTAATGTAATTAATATTGTTGGGTcgtggctacaagtttggctatcagcaataattaacgATTATCAAAGATAAAGGGTAAAATtaacacacaatactaatctagctaagtgtacctatatacacgtgtgtgtgtgtgtgtgtgtgtgtagggaagacaatagcaagatggctgcagttacctggtgactgagcacatggcatgccgaCAATTTGGCTGAGaaagggaactacagagataaaaggccagaccatgtggtgtcttgaaccaaactaggttttaacctcttaactgtcTGGTTGTATATTTGTAAAATTGTCATCGAGCTgacaaaagcaatttaaaatctgtgacgtcatcacaattTAAAGTCTATGGGCTATGCAGGAACTCACACTGAATAGTTTTGAAGACTATACAGTATAGGCTTCTACACAGACTTAAGTCTAAACAGACTTAATATGATACACTTTACTCTTCGGTTGTCATATTCCTATTTCTATCACTGGCTTTaaacttaaaatgtcctttattttttgtttttattgtatatgGCCTATATTACTGGACTAAATATAATGGCAAATGATAACAATGATAAATAATTAGCAACACCTCAAAGGGCAGGTTGCCTAACCCAAATGTTACAAAATTTGTTGTTACTATAGGTAGTCACTGTCTGTTATAGTCTAACTGACTGTTCTcctgtatttttacttttgtctCTCCCAAATGAGGCCAGTTATCAAAGCATTACAGACTGAAACATGGTGGCTTCACGAAAACCTCCCAAatactgtgtcttcatcagcagtGTATTTGCACATTCAAATTGTTTAATGTCCTGAAGGTTTGCAACACAAAGAAATTGTGGAAGATCAGCCTCCAGTCGAAAGGATGATGGAATGCTGGCCTGCGCTGCTCACAAAAAGTCAGGTATGGCCAACTTATGCTGCACTATATTGAACCACAACAGAAGTAGGCTAAtcgttattttcatttttgattactctgttgtttcattagattattttaagaattaattgattaatcatttagtctttaGAGTGTCCAAAGTAATGGCAAATGACTACTTTGATGGAAGAAACAAACCTGGATGTTTGTTGTCTTGTCCTGTCATCCTGTcatcttgtttatttttaagtcaACTAAACTAAGGTATATTAAGTGTATTGTAGTTACTTTGGCACAGTATATTAAGCTCATGTGACTTATCTTTATTGAGTTCCTGTCAACTTTATTGAAGTTGACTACACTAAGTTACATTAAGTGTAGTGTATTGCAAATCTCACGTAATGCCCACTTGTTTTTGACAGAATATATTAGGTTAATGTGAGTCATAGTTTTAGAGTTGAAACAGCTTGACTGAATTTTACTATACTGAGATACATTAAGTGCtcataacttaaaaaaaagaacttaatCAAATATCACATGTTCAttcctgactagatccctgtCTTGTGTTGTATCTGTTTcagatgtacgtcgctttggataaaagcgtctgctaaatgaaaaatgtaaatgtaaacaactAGATACAGTTACGTTTGTTTACTTTTCCTAAGGTAATCAGTTTcctaatttttttaaaagtaaactTAACTTGTTTGAATTTACAGtgtattgaacattttaaaataggCAAAAGATTCCATACTCTGAGGCCCAGCGATAATGGGGCACTCATTTCATTGGTATTCAAAACAATGATGAACTGCACAGTAAAATCAGTTTGAGGATTCTCAAGGGTTTTCACAAGAGGGTAAAGAtgttattttgaaagtttgaactAAATCAGTGGCTCCCAACTTGGTGGTCAGGATCCTTCATGGGGTGTAAAGAAACATGTGAGTGGTCTCAAGAGgattaaaggggtactccatcGATTTTGTATTGAATTCACATAAGGTAGGGGGACTAATgagaggcaggaaaaaaaaaaaagaaaggtctGACTCAAAGCAGCAGAGTCCGAGATATCCTGACAGAGAGTTTAGTATAGTCAAGCTCTGATCCTATGCTCAAAATAATTGAATAGTTTAAGTAGTGTAAACttaattttccaaaaaaatTCTACTAACTTAAATATTTTGAGTTCCTGTGACATTCTCTTCctttttgagtttattaaacTGATAATTTTTATTAACTTGAACCCTGATCCACACTCCGAACTAGaaggtggtggtaatgcacctatgctggttgccaaccaccattgaaaaccaaaaagaagaagaagaaatgcagGATTTGGAACTCAGGAAAGTGCCACAAATTCCTGCAATTAGGTGGATCTGCGTTTTTAATATTCCGTAGTCATCAGCATCATTGGTCTCACTGTAAGtgttaaatattcaaatttcttcacattcttttttttaaacatttgtggatattttgagatTGATCATGTTgatatccaaaagcatttatttaacaaagggtaaaagcaacacaaaatactaatctagctaagtgtacctatatacaagtgtgtgtgtgtgtgtgtgtgtgtgtgtgtgtgtgtgtagggaagacaatagcaagatggctgcagtcacctggtgactgagcacatggcatgccgacaatttggctgataaagggaactacagagataaaaggccagaccatgtggtgtcttgaaccaaagtttgccaaactaggttttaaccaCTTAACTGTCTGGTTCTCTgttcaaggccaattggtgtatgctaaaggtgccaggttaaaacgaggttagttgcatgcaaggcctagttactggatgtaacatgtgttaagcctgctaacattaacctagcggtgtggctatgctGTAACCTGACTATaagcaacaaggacatcacaacaacagttcagtgtataaccttaaccaaatcaatacacgtacAGTTCATTGTTTGggttaaacattcttgcttagccgtactatgcctcactgtgttgctaggctatgcccagttgttcccagtccatgaaggaagagatgctttgtggcaTTCTGCTTTGTAGCCGGTGAATCTGTGGGTGATTCAGGCTGAgaaggctttggctctgaagctgaaagatgcaggcgttgctggggagacagcactcc
Protein-coding regions in this window:
- the LOC121897882 gene encoding LOW QUALITY PROTEIN: C-C motif chemokine 4-like (The sequence of the model RefSeq protein was modified relative to this genomic sequence to represent the inferred CDS: substituted 1 base at 1 genomic stop codon), which encodes MAAPRLALSVFVLMLAAVTLSEGLRGSGPRKCCFRFNXNPMPKSRVVSYIRTSKQCSNPAVLLKTEAGRQLCVRPSAPWVKELISHLNAKLVPGESSNL
- the LOC121897881 gene encoding monocyte chemotactic protein 1B-like yields the protein MAAPRLALSVFVLMLAAVTLSEGLRGSGPKKCCFRFNEKPVPKGRVVSYTRTSQQCSIPAVLLKTEAGRQLCVRPSAPWVKELISHLDAKLVPGETSNL